One region of Chryseobacterium muglaense genomic DNA includes:
- the gcvH gene encoding glycine cleavage system protein GcvH, producing MKIPENLLYTEDHEWVRLEKNTAYIGITDFAQRELGDIVYVEIETLGESLKQHEVFGTIEAVKTVSDLFLPLTGDILEINPKLEANPELVNSDPYGEGWMIKIKIANLFDVESLLRPDAYTCLIQL from the coding sequence ATTAAGATTCCTGAAAACCTTTTATACACTGAGGATCACGAATGGGTGAGATTAGAAAAGAATACAGCGTATATTGGAATTACCGATTTTGCCCAGCGTGAATTAGGAGATATTGTATACGTAGAAATTGAGACCTTGGGAGAAAGCCTGAAACAACACGAGGTATTCGGAACTATTGAAGCGGTGAAAACGGTGTCAGATCTGTTCCTTCCTCTTACTGGCGATATTCTGGAAATTAATCCAAAATTGGAAGCCAACCCTGAGCTGGTAAATTCCGACCCTTATGGAGAAGGCTGGATGATTAAGATTAAAATTGCGAATCTTTTTGACGTAGAATCGCTTTTGAGACCTGATGCATATACATGTTTAATACAGTTATAA
- the pckA gene encoding phosphoenolpyruvate carboxykinase (ATP), which produces MEYLESLRNIGIKPSKEVYWNLSMAQLVSQTLKRNQGIITSSGALACDTGEFTGRSPKDKYIVLDDKTKDSIWWGEVNHPFSPEDFDSLYDSIINHLSDRDIYVRDVYACAKPEYRLNIRVITETAWSNLFVNNLFLRPNEKELETFDHEWLILNAPEFKAVPELHKTRQHNFTIINFTKKIILIGGSGYTGEIKKGIFTVLNYILPFEKKVLSMHCSANVGMNSDTSVFFGLSGTGKTTLSADPSRKLIGDDEHGWDDESVFNFEGGCYAKCVNLSEEKEPQIFSAIRTGTLLENVRFFEGTDIVDYDNVSVTENTRAAYPINFIDNTMHSSIGKAPNNIFFLTCDAFGVLPPISKLSPGQAMYHFISGYTAKVAGTEAGVTEPQTTFSACFGKPFLPLHPTHYAELLGKKLKENNVTVWLINTGWSGGPYGTGKRINLQYTRAMISAVLENKLENVDFITDTVFGLQMPIECEGVPSEILNPKNTWDSQSAYDEKAQHLAEQFAQNFESFEAFTSQEILSGGPSTQIK; this is translated from the coding sequence ATGGAATATTTAGAATCCTTAAGAAATATTGGAATTAAACCTAGTAAAGAAGTTTATTGGAATTTATCCATGGCTCAGCTCGTTTCCCAAACCCTAAAAAGAAATCAGGGTATAATCACAAGTTCAGGAGCCTTGGCCTGTGATACAGGCGAGTTTACTGGCCGTTCACCAAAGGATAAATATATTGTCTTGGACGATAAAACCAAGGACTCTATTTGGTGGGGAGAAGTTAACCATCCTTTTTCTCCAGAAGATTTTGATAGCTTATATGACAGTATTATAAATCATCTATCTGACCGGGATATTTATGTAAGGGATGTGTATGCTTGTGCAAAACCTGAATATAGATTGAATATAAGGGTAATCACTGAAACTGCATGGTCAAATTTATTTGTTAATAATCTTTTTCTAAGACCTAATGAGAAAGAGCTGGAAACCTTTGACCATGAATGGCTGATTCTTAATGCCCCTGAATTTAAAGCTGTTCCTGAACTCCATAAAACCCGTCAGCATAATTTTACGATTATCAATTTTACCAAGAAAATAATCTTGATTGGAGGGAGTGGCTATACCGGAGAAATTAAAAAAGGAATTTTTACAGTATTAAATTATATTTTACCATTCGAAAAGAAGGTTCTCTCCATGCACTGTTCCGCTAATGTAGGAATGAATAGTGACACTTCTGTGTTTTTCGGACTCTCAGGAACAGGAAAAACAACTCTATCTGCTGATCCGTCCCGAAAACTTATTGGGGATGACGAACACGGATGGGATGATGAAAGTGTTTTCAACTTTGAAGGAGGATGCTATGCCAAATGTGTTAACCTAAGCGAGGAAAAAGAGCCACAGATATTTTCTGCAATCCGTACAGGAACCCTGCTTGAAAATGTCCGTTTTTTTGAAGGCACAGATATTGTCGACTATGATAATGTTTCGGTAACAGAAAACACGAGGGCAGCCTATCCGATAAACTTTATTGATAATACAATGCATTCCTCCATAGGTAAAGCACCTAATAACATATTCTTTTTAACCTGTGATGCTTTTGGAGTTCTTCCTCCTATATCAAAGTTATCGCCTGGTCAAGCAATGTATCATTTTATTTCAGGATATACTGCAAAGGTAGCGGGAACCGAGGCGGGGGTTACAGAACCCCAGACTACATTTTCAGCTTGTTTCGGAAAACCTTTCTTACCCCTTCATCCAACACACTATGCAGAACTGTTAGGCAAAAAGTTAAAAGAAAATAACGTTACTGTATGGCTAATCAACACTGGTTGGTCCGGAGGTCCTTATGGTACCGGTAAGCGCATAAATCTACAATACACCAGGGCTATGATATCGGCAGTACTGGAGAATAAACTGGAAAATGTGGATTTTATAACTGATACTGTATTTGGACTTCAAATGCCGATAGAATGTGAAGGTGTTCCGTCAGAGATTCTGAATCCTAAGAATACATGGGATAGTCAGTCAGCATATGATGAAAAAGCACAGCATCTTGCTGAGCAGTTTGCACAAAATTTTGAATCTTTTGAGGCTTTTACCAGTCAGGAAATATTAAGCGGAGGACCATCAACCCAAATTAAGTGA
- a CDS encoding Crp/Fnr family transcriptional regulator, giving the protein MISKFIFNNQYLFEELSVNDKEMLQKVMQIKNYRKNEAIFTEGTIPNGIFFLKEGKVKKYKVDNDGREQIIYIYNAGEFFGYSAILSNDSYGDTTQAIESSVIAFILKEDFLFILDQSKVLSTLLLKSLSHEFSVLANLMTVLSQRTVRERVALSLLILHKKYKLDSSDDRVYITLSRTDLANMVGTANETLARILHDFRADNLIIMEGRKIQITDLESLTRIANIYR; this is encoded by the coding sequence ATGATTTCAAAGTTTATTTTTAATAATCAATATCTTTTTGAGGAGCTTTCTGTAAATGATAAAGAAATGCTCCAAAAGGTGATGCAGATTAAAAATTACCGTAAAAATGAAGCCATATTCACCGAAGGGACTATTCCTAATGGAATATTTTTTTTAAAAGAAGGGAAAGTAAAAAAATATAAGGTGGATAATGACGGTAGAGAACAAATTATCTATATCTATAATGCAGGAGAATTTTTTGGTTATTCAGCAATATTAAGCAATGATTCTTATGGTGATACCACTCAGGCTATTGAAAGCTCTGTCATCGCTTTTATCTTAAAAGAAGATTTTTTGTTTATTCTTGATCAATCAAAGGTGTTATCAACTTTGCTGCTCAAAAGCCTTAGCCATGAATTCAGTGTATTGGCTAATCTGATGACGGTGTTATCTCAACGGACAGTCAGGGAGCGTGTGGCACTCAGCTTGTTAATTCTACATAAGAAATACAAATTAGATTCTTCAGATGATAGAGTATATATTACTCTATCGAGAACAGATCTCGCCAATATGGTTGGTACTGCCAATGAAACATTAGCCCGGATTCTTCATGATTTCAGGGCTGATAATCTTATTATAATGGAAGGAAGAAAAATACAAATAACAGATTTAGAAAGCCTGACCCGTATCGCAAATATTTACAGATAA
- a CDS encoding YoaK family protein, translated as MFRHKGKGRTYSHNLKLASILSCVAGLVNITGVLSISTLTTNVTGHFAYFSEQLFLRNYKMSLIYFLYILFFLFGAFISGLIMEWASKHKSHTSYIIPLTIEIVIMLILCFFSELFPYSPFITLVISSALLFTMGLQNALVTRVSQSVVRTTHLTGLFTDLGIELSQLLFREQKEKRVQLKNSVFLKLMIISGFFLGGILGGFSYHYFHLKTLLLPVVLLLSALWYDRFLLRYYHLKRKLKNN; from the coding sequence ATGTTTAGACATAAAGGGAAAGGACGGACATATTCTCATAATTTGAAGCTGGCTTCTATTCTGTCCTGTGTTGCAGGGTTGGTGAATATCACGGGGGTGCTCTCTATAAGTACACTCACCACTAATGTAACGGGGCACTTTGCCTATTTCTCGGAACAACTATTTCTAAGAAATTATAAAATGTCACTTATCTATTTCCTGTACATTTTGTTTTTCTTATTTGGAGCCTTTATTTCAGGGCTTATTATGGAATGGGCTTCAAAACACAAATCCCATACTTCTTATATCATTCCTTTGACTATTGAGATTGTCATTATGCTTATCCTGTGCTTTTTTTCCGAATTATTTCCTTATAGCCCATTTATAACATTGGTGATTTCTTCAGCATTACTTTTTACCATGGGGTTACAAAATGCTCTTGTTACCCGTGTTTCGCAGTCTGTGGTAAGAACTACACATCTTACGGGGCTATTTACAGATCTTGGAATTGAGTTGTCACAGTTGCTTTTTCGTGAACAAAAAGAGAAAAGAGTTCAGTTGAAAAATAGTGTTTTTTTAAAATTGATGATTATTAGTGGTTTCTTTTTGGGTGGGATTTTGGGTGGATTTTCCTATCACTACTTCCATCTGAAAACACTTCTTCTCCCTGTAGTTTTACTATTGTCTGCATTATGGTATGACAGGTTTTTACTGAGGTATTATCATCTGAAAAGAAAATTGAAGAATAATTAA
- a CDS encoding helix-turn-helix domain-containing protein: MKHLARAILLFIFIIGESVNAQTKKDLKNKVISNSKLFKTNIDNAYIELHSLLKESRQLKDSLSELKILDRKCRYFYRKNMLDSLIISSEKLQKRSSEYNNAYYEAMSDIYMAETYSMNEFHDKAISYLSSAYDLLQKENPKSEKIFYAKANVLSSFANIYLDKNEPRNAAKKVFEEIQSGSEINDTEERQRFQYLNYSNLSNIYSQLDVDSAYDYAMTSIRLKAKNFPDDQTMMINYSVIGLYFKKKKNYQAAISNFHKALYVNKINGTNLNMNAVYMSLHEIYHNLNIKESAIFYQNKIKEYDLQALSSKYNSLKEVIKRDKKEEKKPLKKYLVWIFIGSVVIGCITIYFVKRKAKSTNEVFNSETVSPIPVLSESVSTEPILPETYHHLIDLLEKKDPAFMFAFEKVYPKFRENLLAKNAELQLSEIEFCALLKIQLTTKEIAKYTFIEIRTVQNKKYKLRKKFEIPTNLDIYTWINQF, encoded by the coding sequence ATGAAACACCTAGCTAGGGCAATTTTACTTTTTATTTTTATCATTGGGGAAAGCGTGAACGCGCAGACCAAAAAAGACCTAAAAAATAAAGTTATTTCAAATTCAAAGCTTTTTAAAACCAATATTGATAATGCATATATAGAGTTACATTCTTTGTTGAAAGAGTCTCGGCAATTAAAGGATTCACTTTCTGAGTTAAAAATTCTGGATAGAAAATGCCGATATTTTTACCGTAAAAATATGTTGGATAGCCTCATAATTTCTTCGGAAAAACTCCAAAAAAGATCGAGTGAATATAATAATGCGTACTATGAGGCGATGTCGGATATATATATGGCTGAAACGTATTCGATGAATGAATTTCATGATAAAGCAATCAGTTATTTAAGTTCGGCATATGACCTGCTGCAGAAGGAAAATCCGAAAAGTGAGAAAATATTTTATGCAAAGGCAAACGTCTTGAGCAGTTTTGCCAACATTTACTTAGACAAAAACGAACCTAGAAATGCTGCCAAAAAGGTATTTGAAGAAATACAGAGTGGAAGCGAGATTAACGATACTGAAGAGCGGCAGAGATTTCAATATTTAAACTATTCCAATCTCAGCAATATCTATTCTCAGCTGGATGTAGATTCAGCTTATGATTATGCGATGACATCGATACGGTTAAAAGCTAAAAATTTTCCGGACGATCAGACTATGATGATTAATTACTCAGTCATTGGACTCTATTTTAAGAAAAAGAAAAATTATCAAGCCGCCATTTCTAATTTTCACAAAGCTCTTTATGTCAATAAGATCAATGGTACCAATCTCAATATGAATGCAGTTTATATGTCTTTACACGAGATCTACCATAATTTAAATATAAAGGAGAGCGCTATTTTCTATCAAAACAAAATAAAAGAATATGATCTTCAAGCTCTCAGCAGCAAGTACAATTCACTAAAGGAGGTGATAAAAAGGGATAAAAAGGAAGAAAAAAAGCCGTTAAAAAAGTACCTTGTCTGGATTTTTATCGGATCGGTTGTTATCGGTTGTATTACCATTTACTTCGTTAAAAGAAAGGCAAAAAGCACGAATGAAGTTTTTAATTCTGAAACAGTTTCACCTATACCCGTATTATCTGAATCCGTTTCAACTGAACCCATTTTACCTGAGACCTATCATCATCTTATTGACCTTTTGGAAAAGAAAGATCCTGCCTTTATGTTCGCTTTCGAAAAAGTATATCCTAAGTTCCGTGAAAATCTTCTGGCAAAAAATGCAGAACTTCAACTATCAGAAATAGAATTTTGCGCTCTTTTGAAAATTCAGTTAACCACCAAAGAAATTGCTAAATACACTTTTATAGAAATCCGTACGGTACAAAACAAAAAATACAAGCTTCGGAAAAAATTTGAAATTCCGACAAATCTTGATATTTATACCTGGATCAATCAATTTTAA
- a CDS encoding transposase produces MFKLIIKRLKTGCQWRELSLKEYFSKETMSWQLVYYYFNKWCKDGSFKRIWISLLQNNKRKLDLSSVQLDGSHTRSKTGGESVGYQGRKSSKTSNCIFLCDNQGQMLSMGKANKR; encoded by the coding sequence ATCTTTAAACTCATTATAAAACGATTGAAAACAGGCTGCCAATGGCGGGAATTAAGCCTCAAAGAATATTTTTCAAAAGAAACAATGAGCTGGCAATTAGTCTATTATTATTTCAATAAATGGTGTAAGGACGGTTCTTTCAAAAGAATTTGGATTTCTCTTCTTCAAAATAATAAAAGGAAATTAGATCTTTCCAGTGTCCAATTGGATGGAAGCCATACCCGAAGTAAAACAGGAGGAGAATCGGTAGGTTATCAGGGAAGAAAATCATCTAAGACCAGTAATTGTATTTTTCTCTGTGATAATCAGGGACAAATGCTTTCAATGGGAAAAGCCAATAAGCGGTGA
- a CDS encoding helix-turn-helix domain-containing protein: MNIERTEFIAWMEKILERFDILKEQIANNQSRFIEVDGEQLLDNQDVLQLLKISSRSLQRFRTNKKLPYYTISGKLYYKLSDVHQLIRECLSS, translated from the coding sequence ATGAATATAGAAAGAACAGAATTTATTGCATGGATGGAAAAAATCTTAGAGAGATTTGACATTCTGAAAGAACAAATCGCGAACAATCAATCCCGATTTATTGAAGTGGATGGTGAGCAGTTGCTCGATAATCAGGATGTGCTTCAATTACTTAAAATAAGTTCAAGATCCTTGCAGCGCTTCCGTACGAATAAAAAACTTCCGTATTACACCATTAGTGGTAAACTTTATTACAAACTGTCCGACGTTCATCAACTGATCAGAGAGTGTTTAAGCTCATGA
- a CDS encoding DUF3945 domain-containing protein, which produces MEEIAKDSTDQIQSESDTLLVLDKKTQTIEMVKGVDQDGNLKKIHPDQKKENELLIHVDKHGDLFSNFFSNFYRQLKNPSRFNFFKVSEYEAINTAKDLQQYVDQASPEEKEKLKEYEIQPKNINPLKNQNTMENNTENQEYRFQPEQIDWKTMEKFGLNQEKLEKMNAMDSLLRGFKTNNLIPITINLGTAVSKMDVRLSLQAGDTGQVAVHLHGIRREPNLNLKFLGHEFTDEDKKNLMENGNMGRVVELVNPKTDEIIPSVISRDRLTNELVAYRAEYMKIPDEIKGVKLDDHQKQTLLEGKPLYLEGMISKKGEPFDATVQFNADKRYVEFIFNNNQSHQQTQKQNQSDQPIQNKDSEAPKVFRDKELDDKQYEKFKAGETVYVDGLVDGKGKSYQGYITFNKETSKIDFSFTNPNKLKEKSQPSEDHKTQKAVNSDGKTNEATKKIKESLQSKQQQPANKQQEDQQKKQARSKGRRM; this is translated from the coding sequence ATGGAAGAGATAGCCAAAGATTCAACCGATCAAATCCAATCAGAATCAGATACTCTACTGGTTTTAGACAAAAAGACCCAAACCATTGAGATGGTTAAAGGAGTGGATCAGGATGGAAATCTGAAAAAGATTCATCCAGACCAGAAAAAAGAGAACGAGTTATTGATCCATGTTGATAAGCACGGAGATTTGTTCTCCAATTTCTTTTCCAATTTCTACAGACAGCTCAAAAACCCATCCCGTTTTAATTTTTTTAAAGTTTCAGAATATGAAGCGATAAATACCGCTAAGGATCTCCAACAATATGTTGACCAGGCATCACCAGAAGAAAAGGAAAAGCTAAAAGAATACGAGATACAACCTAAAAATATTAACCCATTAAAAAATCAGAATACAATGGAAAACAACACAGAAAATCAGGAATACCGTTTTCAGCCAGAGCAGATTGACTGGAAGACGATGGAAAAATTCGGGCTTAATCAGGAAAAGCTTGAAAAAATGAATGCAATGGATTCATTGCTAAGAGGCTTCAAAACAAATAATTTGATTCCAATCACTATTAATTTGGGAACGGCGGTCAGCAAGATGGATGTAAGATTATCACTGCAAGCAGGAGATACAGGTCAAGTTGCTGTTCATCTTCATGGAATCCGCAGAGAGCCCAATCTCAACCTCAAATTCCTTGGACACGAGTTTACCGATGAGGATAAAAAGAATTTGATGGAAAACGGCAATATGGGAAGAGTAGTCGAATTGGTCAATCCAAAGACCGATGAAATCATTCCATCGGTCATCAGCCGTGACCGATTAACCAATGAACTTGTTGCTTACAGAGCTGAGTATATGAAAATCCCTGATGAAATAAAAGGAGTAAAACTGGATGATCATCAGAAACAAACGCTACTCGAAGGCAAACCACTTTATCTTGAAGGGATGATTTCCAAAAAAGGCGAACCATTCGATGCGACAGTACAGTTTAATGCAGACAAGCGTTATGTGGAATTTATTTTTAACAATAACCAAAGCCATCAACAGACTCAGAAGCAGAACCAATCCGATCAACCTATTCAAAATAAAGATAGTGAGGCTCCAAAAGTATTTCGGGATAAAGAACTTGATGACAAGCAGTATGAAAAATTCAAAGCAGGGGAGACGGTTTATGTTGACGGACTAGTAGATGGAAAAGGAAAATCGTATCAAGGATACATCACCTTCAACAAAGAAACCTCTAAGATAGACTTTTCATTTACGAATCCTAATAAACTCAAAGAGAAGTCACAACCATCGGAAGACCACAAAACCCAAAAGGCAGTTAATTCAGATGGTAAAACTAACGAGGCAACCAAGAAGATTAAAGAGTCTTTACAATCCAAACAGCAACAGCCAGCGAATAAGCAGCAAGAAGATCAGCAGAAAAAACAAGCCAGATCGAAAGGACGCAGGATGTGA
- a CDS encoding type IA DNA topoisomerase: protein MKAIIAEKPSVAREIAQLLNANERKDGYLEGNGYCVTWAFGHLVSLGMPEDYGVRGFDKASLPIFPEPFVLLPRSIKKQNQKGSHPDPSALKQLKIIQNVINKCSSIIVATDAGREGELIFRYIYQYLHCNKPFERLWISSLTEKAIQEGFKKLQPGSIFDGLYQAAKARSEADWLVGINATQALSIAANQDVYSLGRVQTPTLALICKRYEDHNHFTKKKYWQIQLKHRKEYLDFTSQSTQQWDDKKQIEPILKSIEREGKAIVEDVSVKTVQETSPLLFDLTELQKEANRKLGLSADEVLKTAQALYEKRFISYPRTGSKHIPEDLWTEIPELVRMLNTTDQFKPAISTLKFGNFNKRMVNDLKVTDHHGLLITTKIPSALTATEKAIYDKIAYRLLESLSEHCSKQVSHITVKVHHYEFSIKGSKILTQGWRAIKGILSDSDGTDTNDGTINSNKNNVDETLINLPELKIGDELKISQVNLQEKTTQPPKLYSEADLLSAMENAGSLIEDKEAQKAISSIGIGTPASRASIIENLLSRNYITRKSKTLVPTEKGLKVYHLVKDQKIANVQMTAEWEMALEKIEKGELSSKQFITDIKDYAKEITKELLSLSIVQENIPELKCPKCRQQNLVIRDKIIKCPDEQCNWLQFRNVCGVKLSTQQITSLINNGKTPLIKNMKAKNGKKFSAYIVIRNDDKTMFEFPDH from the coding sequence ATGAAAGCCATTATTGCAGAAAAGCCCAGTGTCGCAAGAGAGATCGCACAATTATTAAATGCCAACGAAAGAAAAGACGGTTACCTGGAAGGCAACGGTTATTGTGTGACCTGGGCTTTTGGACATTTGGTATCGTTGGGAATGCCGGAAGATTATGGTGTAAGAGGTTTTGACAAAGCCTCTTTGCCTATCTTTCCCGAACCGTTCGTGCTACTCCCAAGATCCATCAAAAAGCAGAATCAAAAAGGATCTCATCCCGATCCCTCTGCACTCAAACAACTAAAGATTATTCAAAATGTTATCAATAAATGTAGCAGTATTATTGTAGCAACTGATGCAGGAAGGGAGGGGGAGCTCATCTTCCGATACATCTATCAATATCTTCACTGTAATAAACCTTTTGAAAGACTATGGATCAGTTCGCTTACTGAAAAGGCCATTCAGGAGGGATTCAAAAAACTGCAACCCGGTTCAATTTTCGATGGCCTGTATCAGGCTGCTAAAGCCAGAAGCGAAGCAGATTGGTTAGTAGGAATCAATGCCACTCAGGCATTGAGCATTGCAGCTAATCAGGATGTCTATTCCTTAGGCAGAGTGCAAACACCAACACTGGCTTTAATCTGCAAAAGATATGAAGACCACAATCATTTCACCAAAAAGAAATACTGGCAGATCCAGTTAAAGCACAGGAAAGAATATTTGGATTTTACCAGCCAATCGACCCAACAATGGGACGATAAAAAACAAATCGAACCGATCTTAAAATCTATTGAGCGCGAAGGTAAGGCCATCGTTGAAGATGTATCTGTAAAAACCGTTCAGGAGACCTCTCCCTTACTTTTTGATCTTACAGAACTTCAGAAAGAAGCTAACCGAAAGTTAGGTCTTTCAGCTGACGAAGTCTTGAAAACCGCGCAAGCTCTTTACGAAAAAAGATTCATCAGTTATCCCAGGACGGGAAGTAAACATATTCCCGAAGACCTTTGGACGGAAATCCCTGAATTGGTAAGAATGTTAAATACAACCGATCAATTCAAGCCTGCTATTTCAACACTCAAATTCGGTAATTTTAATAAACGTATGGTTAATGACCTGAAGGTAACCGACCACCACGGGCTACTGATCACCACAAAAATTCCATCCGCACTTACCGCAACTGAGAAAGCCATTTACGATAAGATTGCCTACCGTTTACTTGAATCCCTATCAGAACACTGCTCCAAACAAGTCAGTCACATTACGGTCAAAGTTCACCATTATGAATTCAGCATCAAAGGTTCAAAAATTCTTACTCAAGGCTGGCGAGCTATCAAAGGAATTCTCTCGGACAGTGATGGAACTGATACCAATGATGGCACAATCAATTCTAATAAAAATAATGTTGACGAGACGCTAATAAACCTTCCGGAACTCAAAATTGGAGATGAACTTAAAATTTCTCAAGTCAATCTACAAGAAAAAACCACCCAGCCTCCCAAACTGTACAGTGAGGCAGATCTTTTGTCAGCAATGGAAAATGCAGGAAGTTTGATCGAAGATAAGGAGGCACAGAAAGCCATTTCAAGTATCGGGATTGGTACGCCAGCTTCCAGAGCCTCCATCATTGAAAACCTGCTCAGCAGAAACTACATCACCCGCAAAAGCAAGACGCTGGTACCCACCGAAAAAGGACTGAAAGTGTATCACCTTGTCAAAGACCAAAAGATCGCCAATGTACAAATGACCGCAGAGTGGGAGATGGCATTGGAAAAAATTGAAAAAGGCGAGCTTAGCTCAAAACAATTCATCACCGATATCAAAGACTACGCAAAAGAGATCACCAAAGAACTATTGTCACTATCAATCGTTCAAGAAAATATCCCTGAACTCAAATGCCCAAAATGCAGGCAGCAAAATTTGGTCATCAGAGACAAGATCATCAAATGTCCTGATGAGCAGTGCAACTGGTTGCAGTTCAGAAATGTTTGCGGAGTTAAGCTCAGTACACAGCAGATCACTTCACTGATCAACAACGGAAAAACCCCGCTTATCAAAAATATGAAGGCCAAAAACGGCAAAAAGTTCAGTGCTTATATCGTTATAAGAAATGACGACAAAACCATGTTTGAATTCCCGGATCACTGA